The following are encoded in a window of Mycobacterium decipiens genomic DNA:
- a CDS encoding serine hydrolase: protein MTKRAATAAVVMTLLVLMGCGPAKRASNPSSPLSDAPPNEVSGLSIPAGRIDDAVAKVDGLVGELMKNTGIPGLAVAIVHGGKTVYAKGFGVRDVGKGDGPGNKVDADTVFQLASVSKSVGATVVAHEVSANVVAWDTPVVSKLPWFALSDPYVTGHVTIADLYSHRSGLPDHAGDQLEDLGYDARAVLQRLKYLPLAPFRISYAYTNFGVTSAATAVAAAAGKSWEDLSDEVLYRPLAMGSTSSRFADFLARPNHAVNHIKVGDQWEARLQRDPDAQTPAGGVSSSVNDMTHWLTMVLANGVYNGQRITSPEALLPTYTPQVISVPAASAKARASFYGHGFNVSVTSSGRTQYSHSGAFGSGAATSFAVLPSEDVGIVVLTNAAPIGVPETLTAEFMDLVQYGRVTADWAALFKKAIAPLNNPVGSLVGKQPPANPVPGRPLGDYVGVYANDYWGPATVTDHDGQLQLSLGPKNQTFDLKHWDGDTFTFALSNENALPGSISKAVFSGFPGAMLNLEYYDSDNLGTFTR, encoded by the coding sequence ATGACGAAACGCGCGGCGACCGCCGCAGTCGTGATGACATTGCTGGTGCTGATGGGGTGCGGCCCCGCAAAGCGGGCATCCAACCCGTCGTCCCCGTTGTCCGACGCCCCTCCCAATGAGGTGTCGGGCCTATCGATCCCCGCCGGCCGTATTGACGACGCGGTTGCGAAGGTCGATGGCCTGGTCGGCGAGCTGATGAAGAACACCGGCATCCCGGGACTGGCGGTGGCGATTGTCCACGGCGGAAAGACGGTGTATGCCAAGGGGTTCGGGGTTAGGGACGTAGGAAAAGGCGACGGGCCAGGCAACAAGGTGGACGCCGACACTGTCTTCCAGCTGGCATCGGTGTCCAAATCGGTTGGTGCGACGGTTGTGGCGCATGAGGTCAGCGCCAATGTGGTCGCCTGGGATACGCCTGTCGTATCGAAGTTGCCGTGGTTCGCGCTCAGCGACCCCTATGTCACCGGCCATGTGACCATCGCTGACCTGTACTCGCACCGTTCCGGGTTGCCCGACCATGCCGGAGATCAGTTGGAGGATCTCGGTTACGACGCCCGGGCGGTGTTGCAGCGGCTGAAGTACCTGCCACTCGCACCGTTTCGAATCAGCTACGCCTACACCAACTTCGGGGTGACATCCGCGGCCACCGCAGTCGCGGCCGCGGCGGGCAAGTCCTGGGAGGACCTGTCCGACGAAGTGCTCTATCGCCCGCTGGCGATGGGATCCACGAGCTCACGGTTCGCGGACTTCCTGGCCAGGCCCAACCACGCGGTCAACCACATCAAGGTTGGTGACCAATGGGAGGCACGCTTGCAACGGGACCCCGATGCCCAGACGCCCGCGGGTGGGGTGAGTTCGTCGGTCAACGATATGACGCACTGGCTGACCATGGTGCTGGCGAACGGGGTATACAACGGCCAGCGGATCACCTCCCCGGAGGCCCTACTGCCCACCTACACTCCGCAGGTGATCTCGGTGCCTGCGGCGTCGGCGAAAGCTCGTGCCAGCTTCTACGGTCATGGGTTCAACGTGTCCGTGACCTCTTCTGGGCGTACCCAGTACAGCCATTCCGGCGCATTCGGGTCGGGGGCTGCGACAAGCTTCGCGGTCCTACCGTCCGAAGACGTCGGTATCGTCGTGCTGACCAACGCCGCACCCATCGGCGTGCCGGAAACGCTGACCGCCGAATTCATGGATCTGGTCCAGTACGGCCGGGTCACCGCGGATTGGGCGGCCCTGTTCAAGAAGGCGATCGCGCCGCTGAACAACCCGGTAGGCTCGCTGGTCGGCAAACAACCCCCGGCAAACCCGGTGCCGGGTAGGCCGCTGGGCGACTACGTCGGCGTGTACGCCAACGACTACTGGGGGCCGGCCACCGTGACCGATCACGACGGCCAACTGCAGCTGTCGCTCGGGCCGAAGAACCAGACGTTCGATCTGAAGCATTGGGACGGCGATACCTTCACGTTCGCGCTGTCAAACGAAAACGCTCTACCCGGATCGATTTCCAAGGCTGTCTTCTCTGGGTTCCCCGGCGCCATGCTGAACCTGGAGTACTACGACTCCGACAACCTCGGAACGTTTACCCGATGA
- the prrA gene encoding two-component system response regulator PrrA — translation MSGMDTGGTSPRVLVVDDDSDVLASLERGLRLSGFEVATAVDGAEALRSATENRPDAIVLDINMPVLDGVSVVTALRAMDNDVPVCVLSARSSVDDRVAGLEAGADDYLVKPFVLAELVARVKALLRRRGSTATSSSETITVGPLEVDIPGRRARVNGVDVDLTKREFDLLAVLAEHKTAVLSRAQLLELVWGYDFAADTNVVDVFIGYLRRKLEANGCPRLLHTVRGVGFVLRMQ, via the coding sequence ATAAGCGGCATGGACACTGGTGGGACCTCACCTCGGGTCTTGGTCGTCGACGACGACTCTGATGTGCTCGCCTCGCTGGAACGCGGCTTGCGGCTATCCGGATTCGAGGTAGCGACCGCGGTCGATGGTGCCGAGGCCTTACGCAGCGCCACCGAGAACAGGCCGGACGCGATCGTGCTCGACATCAACATGCCCGTGCTGGACGGCGTCAGCGTCGTCACGGCACTACGAGCGATGGACAACGATGTCCCGGTCTGCGTGCTTAGCGCGCGCAGCTCGGTCGATGACCGCGTGGCAGGCCTGGAGGCCGGTGCCGACGACTACCTGGTGAAACCGTTCGTGCTGGCCGAGCTGGTGGCACGGGTGAAGGCGCTGCTGCGCCGCCGCGGCTCCACCGCGACGTCGTCCTCGGAGACCATCACGGTGGGCCCGCTGGAAGTGGACATCCCCGGTCGGCGAGCCCGGGTCAACGGCGTCGACGTCGACCTGACCAAGCGCGAATTCGACCTGCTCGCGGTGCTCGCCGAGCACAAGACAGCGGTGCTCTCCCGCGCTCAACTCCTGGAGTTGGTGTGGGGCTACGACTTCGCCGCCGACACTAACGTCGTCGACGTATTCATCGGATACCTGCGGCGCAAGCTGGAAGCCAACGGTTGCCCCCGGCTGCTGCACACCGTCCGGGGAGTCGGATTCGTGCTGCGCATGCAGTGA
- a CDS encoding TetR/AcrR family transcriptional regulator yields MTTPTSAAGQPARVTKRRAETRARLLDAAFRVFADKGFGHVRIEEVCAAAGYTRGAFYSQFDSLEELFFTLYDHHATLITEQVSTAMARADDPNDVPGTVDRIATTLLLDRDWLLIKTDFLMHAARHRDLAQRLAIHRAQLRAAIEERLAGSDVELPKVFGTVADAARAVVAAYDGVSIQLLLDNDHAAARAWLSQLLNVVLAS; encoded by the coding sequence ATGACAACACCAACCAGTGCCGCGGGCCAGCCGGCGCGGGTGACCAAACGCCGCGCCGAAACCCGTGCCCGGCTGCTCGATGCGGCGTTTCGGGTGTTCGCTGACAAGGGCTTCGGGCACGTGCGCATCGAGGAGGTGTGCGCGGCGGCGGGCTATACCCGCGGGGCGTTCTACTCGCAGTTCGACAGTCTCGAGGAACTGTTCTTCACCCTCTACGATCACCACGCCACCCTGATTACCGAACAGGTCAGCACCGCCATGGCGCGCGCCGACGATCCCAACGACGTGCCCGGGACCGTCGACCGGATCGCGACCACCCTGCTGCTTGACCGTGACTGGCTGCTCATCAAAACCGATTTCCTGATGCATGCCGCCCGTCACCGCGACCTTGCGCAACGCCTGGCCATCCATCGCGCACAACTGCGAGCTGCCATCGAGGAGCGTCTCGCGGGCAGCGACGTTGAGTTGCCCAAGGTGTTCGGCACCGTCGCCGACGCCGCCCGCGCCGTCGTAGCAGCGTATGACGGGGTGAGCATCCAACTCCTGCTCGACAACGATCATGCCGCCGCCCGCGCCTGGCTAAGCCAACTTCTCAACGTTGTGCTGGCCAGCTAA
- a CDS encoding VOC family protein gives MAVRAGAPLGAPCWVDLASSDVDRAQEFYGTVFGWKFESAGPDYGGYINAAKDGHPVAGLMANRPEFQSSDGWTTYFHTADINATMAKVTAAGGSSCLDPMEVPAKGFMSLAADPSNASFGLWQPVEHRGFEVTGEAGSPVWHQLTTRDYRAAIDFYRQVLGWRTEQVSDTDEFRYTTAWFGDQQLLGVMDGTSCLPDGIPANWTIFFGAEDVDKTLLVISGNGGSVVRAAEDTPYGRLAAATDPTGVVFNLSSLQV, from the coding sequence GTGGCTGTCCGTGCTGGCGCGCCGCTGGGCGCACCCTGCTGGGTCGATCTGGCGTCGTCCGACGTCGACCGAGCTCAAGAGTTCTACGGCACCGTATTCGGCTGGAAGTTCGAATCCGCGGGACCCGACTACGGCGGATACATCAATGCCGCCAAAGACGGTCACCCGGTCGCCGGCCTGATGGCCAACCGGCCTGAGTTTCAGTCTTCCGACGGATGGACCACGTACTTTCACACCGCCGATATCAATGCGACCATGGCCAAGGTGACTGCCGCGGGCGGATCGTCGTGCCTGGACCCGATGGAAGTACCCGCCAAGGGCTTCATGAGCCTGGCGGCCGATCCGTCGAATGCGTCCTTTGGCTTGTGGCAGCCGGTGGAACACCGTGGCTTCGAGGTGACCGGTGAGGCCGGCTCACCCGTGTGGCATCAACTGACGACGCGTGACTACCGCGCAGCCATAGACTTCTATCGCCAGGTCCTCGGGTGGCGGACCGAGCAGGTTTCTGACACTGACGAATTCCGCTACACCACAGCGTGGTTCGGCGACCAGCAGTTGCTCGGCGTGATGGACGGGACCTCCTGCCTACCCGACGGTATCCCGGCGAACTGGACCATCTTCTTCGGCGCCGAGGACGTCGACAAGACGTTGCTGGTGATCTCCGGCAACGGCGGAAGTGTGGTGCGGGCCGCCGAGGACACCCCGTACGGTCGACTTGCCGCGGCTACCGACCCGACGGGTGTCGTCTTCAACTTGTCCTCGCTGCAGGTCTAA
- a CDS encoding MBL fold metallo-hydrolase, translating to MVRRALRLGAGTATLAIGGWLLRALHGAPTALGADPASIRAVSEKSPNYRDGVFVNLDPASMFTMNREELRLIAWEMVGNRSGSRPAAPIPLASPNIYRGDASRLAVSWFGHSTALLEIDGYRVLTDPVWSDRCSPSDVVGPQRLHPPPVQLDGLPAVDAVVISHDHYDHLDIDTVVALVRMQRAPFFVPLGVGAHLRAWGVPEHRIVELDWNQSAQVDELTVVCVPARHFSGRFLSRDNTLWASWAFVGPSHRAYFGGDTGYAKSFTQIGADYGPFDLTLLPVGAYNTAWPDIHMNPEEAVRAHLDVTDSGSGLLVPIHWGTFRLAPHPWAEPVERLLSAAEPEHVKVAVPLPGQRIDPAAPVRLNPWWRL from the coding sequence ATGGTGCGCCGAGCGCTAAGACTGGGGGCCGGCACCGCCACGTTGGCCATCGGTGGGTGGCTGTTGCGCGCGTTGCACGGTGCGCCGACTGCCTTGGGCGCCGACCCGGCGTCGATCAGGGCGGTGTCGGAGAAGTCGCCGAACTATCGCGACGGCGTCTTCGTCAACCTCGATCCCGCCTCGATGTTCACCATGAATCGCGAGGAGCTGCGGCTCATCGCGTGGGAAATGGTGGGTAATCGCAGTGGGAGCCGTCCGGCGGCGCCGATCCCGTTGGCTTCGCCGAACATCTACCGGGGTGACGCCAGCCGGCTCGCTGTCAGCTGGTTCGGGCACTCGACGGCACTGCTGGAGATCGACGGCTACCGGGTGCTTACCGATCCGGTGTGGAGCGACCGGTGCTCGCCGTCGGACGTCGTCGGCCCACAGCGACTGCATCCGCCGCCGGTGCAGCTGGACGGCCTGCCCGCCGTCGATGCGGTGGTGATCAGCCATGACCACTACGACCATCTCGACATCGACACCGTCGTCGCGCTGGTCCGCATGCAGCGGGCCCCATTCTTCGTGCCGCTCGGCGTGGGCGCCCACCTTCGCGCGTGGGGCGTTCCGGAACATCGCATCGTCGAGCTCGATTGGAACCAGAGCGCTCAGGTCGACGAACTCACCGTGGTGTGCGTGCCGGCACGGCACTTCTCGGGACGGTTTCTGAGCCGCGACAACACGTTGTGGGCATCGTGGGCATTCGTCGGGCCGAGCCATCGCGCCTACTTCGGTGGCGACACCGGATATGCCAAGAGCTTCACCCAGATTGGGGCAGACTATGGGCCGTTCGACCTGACCCTGCTGCCCGTCGGTGCTTACAACACGGCGTGGCCGGACATTCACATGAATCCCGAGGAGGCGGTCCGGGCGCATCTGGATGTTACCGACTCGGGTTCGGGGCTGTTGGTGCCGATCCATTGGGGCACGTTCCGGCTCGCCCCGCACCCCTGGGCCGAGCCGGTAGAGCGGCTGCTGTCGGCGGCCGAGCCAGAGCACGTGAAGGTGGCCGTGCCCCTGCCCGGACAGCGGATTGATCCCGCCGCTCCGGTGAGACTCAACCCGTGGTGGCGACTCTGA
- a CDS encoding type II toxin-antitoxin system Rv0910 family toxin has translation MAKLSGSIDVPLPPEEAWMYASDLGRYKEWLTIHRVWRSKLPETLDKGTVIESIVEVKGMPNRIKWTIVRYKPPEGMTLNGDGAGGVRVKLIAKVTPKDDGAVVTFDVHLGGPALFGPIGMVVAAALRSDIRESLQNFVMVFARPEQGLSRA, from the coding sequence ATGGCGAAACTCTCGGGATCCATCGACGTACCGCTGCCGCCGGAAGAGGCCTGGATGTATGCCTCCGACCTGGGCCGATACAAGGAATGGCTGACGATCCACCGGGTGTGGCGCAGCAAGTTGCCCGAAACCCTGGACAAGGGGACGGTCATCGAATCGATCGTCGAGGTAAAGGGGATGCCCAACCGGATCAAATGGACGATCGTGCGGTACAAGCCGCCCGAAGGTATGACGCTCAACGGTGACGGTGCCGGCGGCGTCCGGGTCAAGTTGATCGCCAAGGTCACGCCGAAAGACGACGGCGCGGTCGTCACCTTCGATGTGCACCTCGGTGGGCCGGCGCTGTTTGGGCCGATCGGCATGGTCGTCGCCGCCGCGTTGAGAAGTGACATCCGGGAATCGCTGCAGAACTTCGTCATGGTGTTCGCCCGACCTGAACAGGGTCTGAGCCGGGCCTGA
- a CDS encoding carboxyl transferase domain-containing protein, whose amino-acid sequence MSRITTDQLRDAVLDEGSFLSWDSQPVAIPVTEAYARELATARKASDRDESVLTGEGRVFGRRVAVVVCEFDFLGGSIGVAAAERITAAVQRATAERLPLLASPSSGGTRMQEGTVAFLQMVKIAAAVRLHKQAHLPYLVYLRNPTTGGVFASWGSLGHVTVAQPGALIGFLGPRVYELLYDEPFPPGIQTAENLQRHGVIDGVVALDGLRVMLDRALTVIADDPEPLPPPQPSGPVPEVPAWDSVLASRRPDRPGVGHLLRHGTTDLVLLSGTGHGEAATTLLALARFAGQPVVVLGQQRAAGGGGSTVGPAALREARRGMALAAELRLPLVLVIDAAGPALSAEAEQGGLAGQIAHCLAELVTLDTPTVSVLLGQGSGGPALAMVPADRVLAALHGWLAPLPPEGASAIVFRDTAHAAELAAAQGIRSADLLTSGIVDVIVPEYPDAADEPVEFSQRLSSAVAAEVHALRELPSTDRLAARLGRYRRIGVPRDTSPTHPTRPQNATEV is encoded by the coding sequence GTGAGTCGTATCACGACCGACCAACTGCGAGATGCGGTACTCGACGAGGGCTCCTTCCTCAGCTGGGACAGCCAGCCCGTTGCGATACCGGTAACCGAAGCTTATGCGCGGGAGCTGGCCACGGCCCGAAAGGCCAGCGACCGAGACGAATCGGTGCTGACCGGTGAGGGACGCGTATTCGGACGACGAGTCGCGGTGGTGGTCTGCGAATTCGACTTCCTCGGCGGCTCAATCGGCGTGGCAGCGGCGGAACGGATCACGGCGGCCGTGCAGCGCGCGACCGCCGAGCGGCTACCACTGCTGGCATCGCCGAGCTCCGGCGGCACCCGCATGCAAGAAGGCACCGTCGCGTTTCTGCAGATGGTGAAGATCGCCGCGGCTGTCCGATTGCACAAGCAAGCGCATCTGCCCTACCTCGTCTACTTGCGCAACCCGACCACCGGCGGGGTCTTCGCGTCGTGGGGCTCGCTGGGCCATGTCACCGTCGCCCAGCCGGGCGCCTTGATCGGCTTCCTCGGACCCCGGGTCTACGAATTGCTCTACGACGAACCCTTCCCGCCCGGCATCCAGACCGCCGAGAATCTGCAACGGCACGGGGTGATCGATGGCGTTGTTGCGCTTGACGGCCTAAGAGTGATGCTGGACCGAGCCCTGACGGTGATCGCCGACGATCCAGAGCCGTTGCCGCCACCCCAACCCTCCGGGCCGGTACCCGAGGTCCCGGCCTGGGACTCGGTGCTGGCCTCGCGGCGGCCGGATCGGCCCGGCGTCGGACATCTGCTGCGGCATGGCACCACCGACTTGGTGCTGCTGTCCGGCACCGGGCACGGCGAAGCGGCGACCACGCTTTTGGCGCTGGCCCGCTTCGCCGGCCAGCCCGTGGTGGTCCTCGGTCAGCAAAGGGCCGCAGGGGGCGGGGGAAGCACCGTCGGGCCCGCTGCGCTACGCGAGGCCCGGCGCGGCATGGCGCTCGCCGCCGAGCTGCGCCTGCCGCTGGTGCTGGTCATTGACGCCGCCGGCCCCGCATTATCGGCGGAAGCCGAACAGGGTGGGCTAGCCGGCCAGATTGCCCATTGCCTGGCTGAACTCGTCACACTGGATACCCCGACGGTGTCGGTGTTACTGGGCCAGGGCAGCGGCGGGCCCGCGCTGGCGATGGTGCCCGCCGACCGGGTGCTGGCCGCACTGCATGGCTGGCTGGCTCCGCTCCCCCCGGAAGGCGCCAGCGCGATCGTCTTCCGCGACACCGCGCACGCCGCTGAACTCGCTGCGGCGCAAGGCATTCGGTCCGCGGACCTGCTGACGTCCGGAATCGTCGACGTTATCGTGCCGGAATATCCCGACGCCGCCGACGAGCCGGTCGAGTTCTCCCAACGACTATCGAGTGCCGTCGCCGCCGAGGTGCATGCGTTGCGCGAGTTACCGTCCACCGACCGCCTCGCGGCTCGATTAGGCCGCTATCGCCGCATCGGTGTGCCGCGCGACACTTCACCGACGCACCCGACACGCCCGCAGAACGCGACCGAGGTTTAA
- a CDS encoding cation-translocating P-type ATPase, which yields MTPSPAGGLTDAEVAQRVTEGKSNDVPERATRTVAQIVRANAFTRINAILGVLLLIVLATGSVINGMFGLLIIANSVVGMVQEIRAKQTLDKLAIIGQTKPLVRRQSGTRTLPPHEVVLDDLIELGPGDQVVVDGEVIEEENLEIDESLLTGEADPIAKDAGDAVMSGSFVVSGTGAYRATKVGSEAYAAKLAAEASKFTLVKSELRNGINKILQFITYLLVPAGLLTIYTQLFTTHVGWRESVLRMVGALVPMVPEGLVLMTSIAFAVGVVRLGQRQCLVQELPAIEGLARVDVVCADKTGTLTESGMRVCDVEDLDTTERPESVADVLAALAAADSRPNASMQAIAEAFHSPPGWVVGATAPFKSATKWSGVSFRDHGNWVIGAPDVLLDPASAAARQAERIGARGLRVLLLGAGSVTVDHADAPGQVNPVALLVLEQKVRPDARETLDYFAVQDVSIKVISGDNAVSVGAVAGKLGLHGEAMDARALPTGRDELADALDSCTSFGRVRPDQKRAMVHALQSHGHTVAMTGDGVNDVLALKDADIGVAMGSGSPASRAVAQIVLLDNKFATLPYVVGEGRRVIGNIERVANLFLTKTVYSVLLALLVGIECLIAKPMGRDPLLYPFQPIHVTIAAWFTIGIPAFILSLAPNNERANPGFVRRVVTSALPSGLVVGIATFISYLAAYQGRHASWQEQDQASTAALITLLITALWVLAVVARPYQWWRLALVFASGLAYVLIFSLPLAREKFLLDASNLATTSIALTIGVLGAATIEAVWWIRCRVLGVKPRVWR from the coding sequence ATGACGCCATCGCCGGCTGGCGGCCTGACCGATGCCGAAGTGGCGCAACGGGTCACCGAAGGCAAGAGCAACGACGTTCCCGAACGAGCCACCCGCACTGTCGCGCAGATCGTCCGGGCCAACGCGTTCACTCGGATCAACGCGATTCTGGGTGTGCTGCTGCTCATCGTCCTGGCGACAGGCTCGGTGATTAACGGGATGTTTGGCCTGCTCATCATCGCCAACAGCGTCGTCGGCATGGTCCAGGAGATCCGCGCCAAGCAGACCCTGGACAAACTCGCGATCATCGGACAGACGAAGCCGTTGGTACGCAGGCAATCCGGAACACGCACACTGCCGCCGCACGAGGTCGTGCTCGACGACCTCATCGAACTTGGGCCCGGGGATCAGGTTGTCGTCGACGGCGAGGTCATCGAGGAGGAAAACCTCGAGATCGACGAATCGCTGCTGACCGGCGAGGCAGACCCGATCGCCAAGGACGCGGGTGATGCGGTGATGTCGGGTAGTTTCGTCGTCTCCGGTACCGGCGCCTACCGCGCCACCAAGGTTGGCAGCGAAGCGTATGCCGCCAAACTGGCCGCCGAAGCCAGCAAGTTCACCCTGGTGAAATCCGAACTGCGCAACGGCATCAACAAAATTCTGCAGTTCATCACCTACCTGCTGGTGCCGGCCGGCCTGCTGACCATCTACACCCAGTTGTTCACCACACACGTGGGGTGGCGGGAATCTGTGCTTCGCATGGTTGGCGCGCTGGTGCCGATGGTCCCCGAAGGCCTGGTGCTGATGACGTCGATCGCGTTTGCGGTCGGTGTGGTCAGGCTTGGCCAACGGCAGTGCCTGGTACAGGAATTGCCCGCCATCGAAGGGTTGGCTCGGGTCGACGTGGTCTGCGCGGACAAGACCGGCACGTTAACCGAGAGTGGTATGCGGGTCTGCGACGTCGAAGACCTCGACACCACCGAACGACCGGAAAGTGTCGCGGATGTGTTGGCCGCGTTGGCCGCCGCCGACTCCCGGCCCAACGCGAGCATGCAGGCGATCGCCGAGGCCTTTCACTCGCCGCCAGGCTGGGTCGTCGGCGCGACTGCGCCCTTCAAGTCGGCAACCAAGTGGAGCGGCGTCTCCTTTCGCGACCACGGCAACTGGGTGATCGGCGCGCCCGACGTGCTGCTCGATCCGGCATCGGCGGCCGCCAGACAGGCTGAGCGGATCGGGGCGCGGGGACTGCGAGTGCTGCTGTTGGGTGCCGGCAGCGTGACCGTCGACCATGCCGACGCGCCGGGTCAGGTCAACCCGGTGGCGCTGCTCGTACTTGAGCAGAAGGTGCGACCCGACGCCCGCGAAACATTGGATTATTTTGCTGTCCAGGATGTTTCGATCAAAGTGATCTCCGGCGACAACGCGGTGTCGGTTGGTGCGGTCGCCGGCAAGCTTGGACTACATGGCGAGGCGATGGATGCGCGTGCGCTCCCCACGGGCCGCGACGAACTGGCCGACGCACTCGACTCCTGCACCAGCTTCGGCCGCGTGCGGCCCGATCAGAAGCGCGCGATGGTGCATGCCCTGCAATCGCACGGACATACCGTGGCGATGACCGGCGACGGCGTCAACGATGTGTTGGCCCTCAAGGACGCTGATATCGGTGTGGCGATGGGCTCGGGCAGCCCCGCGTCGCGCGCGGTGGCGCAGATCGTGTTGTTGGACAATAAGTTTGCCACGCTGCCATACGTGGTCGGCGAGGGTCGTCGGGTTATCGGCAACATCGAACGGGTCGCCAATCTGTTTCTGACCAAAACGGTGTACTCGGTCCTGTTGGCGCTGCTGGTGGGTATTGAGTGCTTGATTGCCAAACCGATGGGGCGAGATCCCCTGCTGTATCCGTTCCAGCCGATCCATGTCACCATCGCGGCGTGGTTCACCATCGGGATCCCGGCGTTCATCTTGTCGTTGGCGCCCAACAACGAGCGCGCAAATCCGGGCTTTGTCCGGCGAGTCGTGACGTCTGCGCTGCCGTCCGGACTGGTCGTCGGCATTGCCACGTTCATCTCCTACCTGGCCGCCTACCAGGGCCGGCACGCCTCGTGGCAGGAACAGGACCAGGCGTCGACCGCGGCGCTGATCACGTTGTTGATCACCGCGCTGTGGGTGCTCGCGGTGGTTGCGCGGCCCTACCAGTGGTGGCGATTGGCGCTGGTGTTCGCCTCCGGGCTGGCCTATGTGTTGATCTTCAGCCTCCCGCTGGCGCGGGAGAAGTTCCTCCTCGATGCCTCGAATCTGGCGACGACGTCGATCGCACTGACGATTGGCGTGCTGGGTGCCGCGACCATCGAGGCAGTGTGGTGGATCCGATGCAGGGTGCTGGGCGTGAAACCGAGAGTGTGGCGATAA
- a CDS encoding enoyl-CoA hydratase, whose protein sequence is MIGITRADAVMTIELQRPERRNALNSLLVDELREAIQKAGDGSTRAVVLTGQGTVFCAGADLSGDAFAADYPDRLIELHKAMDAASMPVIGAINGPAIGAGLQLAMQCDLRVVAPDAFFQFPTSKYGLALDNWSIRRLSSLVGHGRARAMLLAAEKLTAELALHTGMANRIGTLADAQAWAAEIAGLAPLAIQHAKRVLNDDGAIEEAWPVHKELFDKAWGSQDVIEAQVARVEKRPPKFQGA, encoded by the coding sequence ATGATTGGTATCACCCGGGCCGATGCCGTGATGACCATTGAGTTGCAACGCCCCGAGCGCCGCAACGCCCTAAATTCACTGCTTGTCGACGAACTTCGGGAGGCCATACAGAAGGCTGGCGACGGATCGACCCGTGCGGTTGTGCTGACCGGGCAGGGCACGGTGTTCTGCGCCGGCGCGGACCTGAGTGGCGACGCATTCGCCGCCGACTATCCCGACCGGCTCATCGAGCTGCACAAGGCGATGGACGCGGCTTCGATGCCGGTGATCGGTGCGATCAACGGCCCCGCGATCGGGGCTGGCCTGCAGCTGGCCATGCAATGTGACCTGCGGGTCGTCGCACCCGATGCCTTCTTCCAGTTTCCGACATCGAAATACGGTCTGGCCCTGGATAACTGGAGCATTCGCCGGCTCTCATCGCTGGTTGGCCACGGGCGTGCCCGCGCGATGCTGCTCGCCGCGGAGAAGCTGACCGCCGAGCTGGCGCTGCACACCGGAATGGCGAACCGGATTGGCACGCTGGCCGACGCCCAGGCCTGGGCCGCCGAGATCGCCGGCCTAGCGCCACTGGCGATACAGCACGCTAAGCGGGTGCTCAACGACGACGGCGCGATCGAAGAAGCGTGGCCGGTACACAAGGAGCTCTTCGACAAGGCGTGGGGCAGCCAGGATGTCATCGAGGCACAGGTTGCCCGGGTGGAAAAGCGGCCGCCGAAGTTCCAGGGGGCTTAA